In Engraulis encrasicolus isolate BLACKSEA-1 chromosome 15, IST_EnEncr_1.0, whole genome shotgun sequence, the following proteins share a genomic window:
- the LOC134464345 gene encoding oocyte zinc finger protein XlCOF6-like, with the protein MASAEVNSPLQLMRSVKEETEEFSLADSPSQMNIKGEREEFPAFPEQLSTKEETEQFLSSGSQLNIKGEERGEFPGSPEQLNVKEETDQISGSPPQLWSVKEDSEETLRSLYSLRSKSVVLVDCCRPQGRQENNEENHRDAEARKRSGHQLHCSSSGAEFSRKTDSAALTTERPYPCSQCDKSFKTKGNLNKHQRVHTGEKPFSCSDCGKTFSQAYHLHSHRHVHTGERPYACNQCVKSFKTKSELLIHQRVHTGEKRFSCTHCGKRFTQSSALHVHRRCHTGEKPYSCTDCGKSFSDSSSHLKHRRIHTGEKPYVCSHCGKSFKTKGNLNKHQRVHTGEKPFSCSDCGKSFSWASHLHSHRLIHTGEKPYVCSQCDKSFKTKEELKMHQRVHTGEKPFPCADCGMGFSMSFSLRVHRRCHTGEKPFSCTDCGKSFSNSSNFHTHRRIHTGERPYPCSQCDRSFKRKDELKRHQRVHTGEKLFKCIDCGKKLSHSAALHRHRRIHTGERPYTCSQCDKSFKTKGELRRHQRLHTGEKPFSCTDCGRSFSHASGLYAHRRVHTGEKSHPCSQCDKRFTTKRDLQRHQVVHTGEKPFSCIDCGKRFSRSSGLHSHRRTHTGEKPYACSQCNKSFKTNGELQLHQRVHSGVKPFSCTDCGKRFSQSSNLNTHRRIHTGEKPYTCSQCDKSFRTKAELQIHQRVHTGEKPFSCTDCGKSFSHYSGLRIHRRIHTGEGPHSCSQCNKSFKTKAQFQIHQRVHTGEKP; encoded by the exons ATGGCCTCTGCAGAAGTCAACTCTCCACTCCAGCTGATGAGGAGCgtcaaagaagagacagaggagttcaGCTTAGCTGACTCTCCATCCCAGATGAacataaaaggagagagagaagagttccctgcTTTTCCAGAACAGCTGAGCACGAAAGAAGAGACGGAGCAGTTCCTTAGTTCTGGATCCCAGCTGAAcataaaaggagaagagagaggagagttccctggttctccaGAACAGCTGAACGTAAAAGAAGAGACAGATCAGATCTCCGGTTCTCCACCTCAGCTGTGGAGCGTAAAAGAGGACAGCGAGGAGACCCTGCGTTCTCTGTACAGTCTGAGGAGCAAATCTGTAGTGCTGGTGGACTGCTGTAGACCACAAGGACGGCAGGAGAACAATGAAGAGAACCACAGAGATGCCGAGGCAAGGAAGAGATCTG GGCATCAGCTTCACTGCAGTTCCAGCGGAGCAGAGTTTAGTAGAAAAACAGATTCTGCTGCCCTCACCACAGAGAGACCGTatccttgcagtcagtgtgacaagagcttcaaGACTAAAGGAAACCTCAACAaacaccagcgtgttcacacaggggagaaaccattttcatgctctGACTGTGGAAAGACATTCTCACAGGCTTATCACCTCCACTCACATCGCCacgttcacactggagagagaccgTACGCTTGCAATCAGTGTgtcaagagctttaagacaaaatcAGAGCTCCTaatccaccagcgtgttcacacaggggagaaacgaTTTTCATGCACGCACTGTGGAAAGAGATTCACACAATCATCTGCCCTCCATGTACATCGTCGCtgtcacacaggagagaaaccatATTCATGCAcggactgtggaaagagtttctcagacTCTTCTAGCCACCTCAAACAtcgccgcattcacactggagagaagccgtacgTTTGCAGTCATTGCggcaagagctttaagacaaaaggAAACCTCAACAaacaccagcgtgttcacacaggggagaaaccattttcatgctctgactgtggaaagagcttCTCATGGGCTTCTCACCTCCACTCACATCGCcttattcacactggagagaagccatatgtttgcagtcagtgtgacaagagctttaagacaaaagaGGAGCTCAAAATGCACCAGCGTGTTcatacaggggagaaaccatttccaTGTGCCGACTGTGGAATGGGTTTCTCAATGTCGTTTTCCCTCCGTGTACATCGTCGCTGTCACACTGGAGAGAAACCGTTTTCATGcaccgactgtggaaagagtttctcaaatTCTTCTAACTTCCACACACAtcgccgcattcacactggagagaggccgtatccttgcagtcagtgtgacaggagctttaagagaaaagatGAACTCAAGAGGCACCAGCGTGTTCATACAGGAGAGAAACTATTTAAATGCATTGACTGTGGGAAGAAGTTGTCACATTCTGCTGCCCTCCACAgacatcgtcgcattcacacaggagagaggccgtacacttgcagtcagtgtgacaagagctttaagacaaaaggAGAGCTCCGACGCCATCAGCGccttcacacaggggagaaaccattttcatgcacagactgtggaaGGAGTTTCTCACACGCATCTGGCCTCTACGCACATCGTCgcgttcacactggagagaagtcacatccttgcagtcagtgtgacaagagatTTACCACAAAAAGAGATCTCCAAAGGCACCAggttgttcacacaggggagaaaccattttcatgcatcgACTGTGGAAAGAGGTTTTCACGTTCTTCTGGCCTCCACAGTCATCGTCGCACTCACACTGGAGAGAAaccgtacgcttgcagtcagtgtaaTAAGAGTTTTAAGACAAATGGAGAGCTCCAACTCCACCAGCGTGTTCACTCAGGGGTGAAACCTTTTTCATGCACCGACTGTGGAAAGAGATTTTCACAGTCTTCTAACCTTAAcacacatcgtcgcattcacactggagagaagccgtacacttgcagtcagtgtgacaagagctttaggaCAAAAGCAgagctccaaatccaccagcgtgttcacacaggggagaaaccattttcatgcaccgactgtggaaagagtttctcacattATTCCGGCCTTCGCATACATCGTCGTATTCACACTGGAGAGGGGCCACACTCTTGCAGTCAGTGTAACAAAAGCTTTAAGACAAAAGCACAGTTCCAaatccaccagcgtgttcacacaggggagaaaccttAA
- the LOC134464344 gene encoding zinc finger protein 271-like, translating to MGHQLHCSSSGAEFSGKTHSAALTTERRYPCSQCDKSFSHPSNLYRHRRIHTGEKPYACSQCDKSFKTKEGLLIHQRVHTGEKPFSCSDCGKSFSTSSILRSHRRIHTGQKPYPCSQCDKSFKIKQHLQDHQRVHTGEKPFSCSDCGKSFSRASILHSHHRVHTGEKPYACSQCDKSFTQKGHLNKHQLVHTGEKPFSCSDCGKSFMWHCQLHSHHRIHTGERPYTCSQCDKSFKRKDDLQRHQLVHTGEKPFSCTNCGKSFSTSSNLHIHRRCHTGEKPYSCSDCGKSFSWASQLHSHRRVHTGERPYPCSQCGKSFKTKTALQNHQRIHTGEKPFSCLDCGKSFSRFSDIHSHRRVHTGEKPCACSQCDKSFKTNAELQRHQRVHTGEKPFSCTDCGKSFTYHSALCIHRRIHTGERPYPCRHCDKSFKTKDDLQSHQRVHTGEKPFSCTDCGKRFSRSIYLKRHLSSHLEEAVSPQPV from the exons atgg GGCATCAGCTTCACTGCAGTTCCAGCGGAGCAGAGTTTAGTGGAAAAACACATTCTGCTGCCCTCACCACAGAGAGACGTTacccttgcagtcagtgtgacaagagcttctcACATCCTTCTAACCTCTACAGACAtcgccgcattcacactggagagaagccttacgcttgcagtcagtgtgacaagagctttaagacaaaagaGGGGCTCCTAAtacaccagcgtgttcacacaggagagaagccattttcatgctctgactgtggaaagagtttctcaaccTCTTCTATCCTCCGCAGTCAtcgccgcattcacactggaCAGAAGCCATacccttgcagtcagtgtgacaagagctttaagataAAACAACACCTTCAAgaccaccagcgtgttcacacaggggagaaaccattttcatgctctgactgtggaaagagcttCTCACGGGCTTCTATCCTTCACTCACATCACCgtgttcacactggagagaagccttatgcttgcagtcagtgtgacaagagctttacgCAAAAAGGACACCTCAACAAACACCAgcttgttcacacaggggagaaaccattttcatgctctgactgtggaaagagcttCATGTGGCATTGTCAGCTCCACTCACATCACcgtattcacactggagagaggccgtacacttgcagccagtgtgacaagagctttaagaggaAAGATGATCTCCAACGCCACCAGCttgttcacacaggagagaaaccattttcatgcaccaactgtggaaagagtttctcaacgTCGTCTAACCTCCATATACATCGTCGCTGTCACACTGGAGAGAAACCATATTCATgctctgactgtggaaagagtttctcatgGGCTTCTCAACTCCACTCACATCGCCgcgttcacactggagagaggccttacccttgcagtcagtgtggcaagagctttaagacaaaaacAGCGCTCCAAAAccaccagcgcattcacacaggggagaaaccattttcatgtttagactgtggaaagagtttctcacggTTTTCTGACATCCACTCACATCGCCgcgttcacactggagagaagccgtgcgcttgcagtcagtgtgacaagagctttaagacaaatGCAGAGCTCCAAcgccaccagcgtgttcacacaggggagaaaccattttcatgcacagactgtggaaaAAGTTTTACATATCATTCCGCCCTCTGCatacatcgtcgcattcacactggagagaggccgtacccTTGCCGTCattgtgacaagagctttaaaaCAAAAGACGATCTCCAAagccaccagcgtgttcacacaggggagaaaccattttcatgcaccgaCTGTGGAAAGAGATTCTCACGTTCCATTTACCTTAAGAGACACTTGTCATCACACTTAGAAGAAGCCGTAAGCCCTCAGCCAGTGTAA